The Sphingopyxis fribergensis DNA segment GGTCGAGGGTTTCGCGATCAAGGGCAGCGACGGGCTCGGCTGGGGCGCGCAGGCGATGGTCAATGTGCCGATCATTCAGGACAAGCTTGCGGTCAGCGGCAGCTTCGCGTGGCGCAGCACCCCGGGCTGGGTCGACAGCGTCAACAATGCCGCGCTCAAGGACCAGAACGACTATGAACAGCGCGGCGGCCGCGCGGCCCTGCTGTGGACGCCGACGCCCGAATTCAACGTCAAGCTGGTCGGCATCTGGCAGTCGCTCGACTCCGAAGGCAATGGTCTCTACGCCGCCGACCTGACCGGCACGCGCCTCGGCGACGGGCGGTCGTACAATAATTACGTCCCCGAATCCTATGACATCGATCTCGATTATTATTCGGCGACGATCGACTATGATTTCGGCGCCGCGACGCTGACTTCGGCAACGACGTACAGCAAGACTCAGAGCAGGCAACTGCAGGATGCGAGCTATGCCTTCGGTGTCCTCTTCCCCTTGCTCACCGGCGACACGGTTCCTGCGGGGATTACGCCCTTCTCGCTCGATCTCGGGCTCAAGAAATGGACGCAGGAAGTCCGGCTCGCTTCGCCAAGTGGCGATCGCTTCGAATGGCTGATCGGCGGCTTCTTCACCGACGAGACCACCAGCAACGCGCAGCTCGTCCGGTCGTATGACATGGCGGGCAATATCATCCCCGCACTCGATCCGCTCGCGATCGTCGGCCTGCCCGCGACCTACAAGGAGTATGCGGTCTTCGGTAACGCCACCTTCAAGCTCAGCGAGCAGTTCGAAATCACCGGCGGCCTCCGCTGGGCGCGCAACAAGCAGACCTTCCGCCAGATCAGTTCGGGCGCGATCGTGCCGCAGGCCGACGATCCGGGCAAATCGGCCGAAAGCGTCTTCACTTACTCGATCAGTCCGCAATTCCACATCAATGAGGACGCGATGCTCTATGCGCGTCTTGCCACCGGCTACCGTCCGGGCGGCCCGAACGTCATCGTGCCCAATGTGCCACCGACGGTCGATGCCGACCGGATGAAAAACTATGAAATCGGGCTGAAGGCCGACTTCGTCGATCGCCTCGTTTCGGTCGATGTCGCGATCTTCATGATGGACTGGACCGATATTCAGGTCGTGCGCTCCTTCGGCGGCGTGTCGGGCGGGGCGAACGGCGGCAAGGCGCGAAGCAAGGGCATCGAGGGCAGTTTCGCGCTGCGTCCGGCACCTGGTCTGACCCTTAGCGCGACGGGCAGCTACACCGACGCCTCTCTGTCCGAAGATGTGCCCGACATCAGCGGCGTCGACGGCGATCGTCTGCCGGCCGTGCCGAAATTCAGTGGCGCGTTGCGCGCCGATTATGAATTCGAACTCGGCGGCGGCGACAAAGGCAGCTTCGGTGTGGGCATCCGCCACGCGAGCAGCCGCCTGTCGCTGGTCGAAAGCGATCCGCTCGTCGCGCGCGCCAAACCCTATACGTCGGTCGATCTCAATGCGTCGGTGACTTTGGGCGATCACTGGACAGCGCGCGCTTATGCCCGCAATCTGTTCGACAATAAGGGGGAGATGGCGCGGACGACGATGGCTGACGGTCTCAACCAGCCGAGCTTCCTCGCGATTTCGCCGCTGCAGCCGCGGACGATCGGCGTCGCGCTCGACATGGCTTTTTGAGCGGATTGGAGTTGGACCAGATGAACGCGCCCGTCGGCAGGCTGGAGGACAGCCTGACCCTGCCGCAGCCCTATTTGCTGTTCCTCGGCGACACGACCAACGCGGCCTATGCCAAGACCGCCTTTGGTCTCGCCGACTGGGCAGGGGACCGCTGCACGGGTGAATGGGCGATCGACGGTTGCACCGTTTCGACCGGACTGCCGCGCCTGTCGCCCGCCGACGCGCGGGCGGCGGGGGCACGGTCGCTGGTGATCGGCGTCGCCAATCAGGGCGGGGTCATCGGCGCGGCGTGGGTCGCGGTGCTCGTCGAGGCGATGGAGGCGGGGCTCGACATCGTCAGCGGGCTCCACACCAAGCTTACGAGCGTAGCCGCGCTCGTCGAGGCGGCGCGGCGGACAGGGCAGCGGCTGATCGACATCCGCACCCCGCCGCCGTCGATCGCGGTGGGCACCGGGCGCAAACGGACGGGCAAGCGCCTGCTGACCGTCGGTACCGACTGTGCGCTCGGCAAGAAATACACCGCGCTCGCGTTGCATCGGGCCTTTGTGGGGCGCGGCCTCGACGCCGATTTCCGGGCGACGGGTCAGACGGGCATCATGATTGCGGGCGGCGGCATGCCGATGGACGCGGTCGTATCGGATTTCGAGGCCGGGGCCGCCGAAATGCTCAGCCCCGACGCGCCCACCGGTCACTGGGATGTGATCGAGGGACAGGGGTCGATCTTCAACCCCGCCTATGCCCCGGTGTCGCTCGGCCTGCTCCACGGCAGCCAGCCCGACGTGTTCGTCGTCTGTCACGACCCGACGCGCAGCGTGGTCCTCGGCATGGAAAGCTTTGCCTTGCCCTCGG contains these protein-coding regions:
- a CDS encoding TonB-dependent receptor; this encodes MMKQGLFIAASMAAVAAAMPAQAQEAAAVEASGEIVVTAQKRVQNVQDVPISIAVVSGEVLQEQGSASLVDYAGYVPGMNVSNSGTPGQTTITLRGVAPLNASQTVGIYLDDAPVGSSAIYNRAGAFTIDLMPYDLERIEVLKGPQGTLYGASSIGGLVKYVTVQPDTTQFKVRAGVEGFAIKGSDGLGWGAQAMVNVPIIQDKLAVSGSFAWRSTPGWVDSVNNAALKDQNDYEQRGGRAALLWTPTPEFNVKLVGIWQSLDSEGNGLYAADLTGTRLGDGRSYNNYVPESYDIDLDYYSATIDYDFGAATLTSATTYSKTQSRQLQDASYAFGVLFPLLTGDTVPAGITPFSLDLGLKKWTQEVRLASPSGDRFEWLIGGFFTDETTSNAQLVRSYDMAGNIIPALDPLAIVGLPATYKEYAVFGNATFKLSEQFEITGGLRWARNKQTFRQISSGAIVPQADDPGKSAESVFTYSISPQFHINEDAMLYARLATGYRPGGPNVIVPNVPPTVDADRMKNYEIGLKADFVDRLVSVDVAIFMMDWTDIQVVRSFGGVSGGANGGKARSKGIEGSFALRPAPGLTLSATGSYTDASLSEDVPDISGVDGDRLPAVPKFSGALRADYEFELGGGDKGSFGVGIRHASSRLSLVESDPLVARAKPYTSVDLNASVTLGDHWTARAYARNLFDNKGEMARTTMADGLNQPSFLAISPLQPRTIGVALDMAF
- a CDS encoding DUF1611 domain-containing protein; protein product: MNAPVGRLEDSLTLPQPYLLFLGDTTNAAYAKTAFGLADWAGDRCTGEWAIDGCTVSTGLPRLSPADARAAGARSLVIGVANQGGVIGAAWVAVLVEAMEAGLDIVSGLHTKLTSVAALVEAARRTGQRLIDIRTPPPSIAVGTGRKRTGKRLLTVGTDCALGKKYTALALHRAFVGRGLDADFRATGQTGIMIAGGGMPMDAVVSDFEAGAAEMLSPDAPTGHWDVIEGQGSIFNPAYAPVSLGLLHGSQPDVFVVCHDPTRSVVLGMESFALPSVEEVIDMTIRLGSRTNPAIRCGGISFNTSSYDADAAEAVMAAERERLGLPVADPIRGGAAFDALVESILA